The following are encoded together in the Serratia odorifera genome:
- a CDS encoding glycosyltransferase family 2 protein — protein sequence MKISLVVPVFNEEEAIPLFYQSVRKLKSFEHIDVEIVFVNDGSSDTTEEIISSLAVNDPKVKAVNFSRNFGKEPALLAGLEAATGDAIIPIDVDLQDPICVIPRLIDKWLHGADMVLAKRIDRSSDSRLKRKSAELFYKLHNKISSPKIEENVGDFRLMSREVVEKIKEMPERNLFMKGVLSWVGGQTELVEYSRAERVAGTSKFNGWKLWNLALEGITSFSTVPLRIWTYIGFFIATLSLVYGAWMIFNTLAFGNPVRGYPSLLVSILFLGGVQLIGIGVLGEYIGRIYIEVKQRPRYILKEK from the coding sequence ATGAAAATTTCACTTGTAGTTCCCGTATTTAACGAGGAAGAAGCAATTCCTCTTTTCTATCAATCTGTCCGTAAATTAAAATCTTTTGAGCATATAGATGTTGAGATCGTTTTCGTAAACGATGGCAGCTCAGATACGACAGAAGAAATAATTTCTTCGCTGGCTGTCAATGACCCCAAAGTAAAAGCAGTAAACTTTTCCCGGAATTTCGGAAAAGAGCCCGCACTATTGGCTGGCTTGGAGGCCGCTACCGGAGATGCTATTATACCAATAGATGTTGATTTGCAGGATCCAATTTGTGTAATTCCCCGGTTGATCGATAAATGGCTCCATGGGGCTGACATGGTATTAGCCAAGAGGATAGACAGATCAAGTGATAGCAGACTTAAGAGAAAATCTGCAGAATTGTTCTACAAGTTACACAACAAAATTAGCTCACCTAAGATTGAAGAAAATGTTGGCGATTTCCGCCTGATGTCTCGAGAAGTCGTAGAAAAAATCAAAGAGATGCCAGAACGAAATCTTTTTATGAAGGGCGTTCTATCGTGGGTTGGCGGCCAAACCGAACTCGTTGAGTATTCGCGTGCTGAACGAGTAGCCGGAACCTCTAAGTTCAATGGTTGGAAATTGTGGAATCTAGCGCTTGAGGGAATTACTAGCTTCTCTACCGTTCCATTACGCATATGGACTTATATAGGGTTTTTTATTGCAACTTTATCTTTAGTTTACGGTGCGTGGATGATATTTAACACTCTTGCTTTTGGAAACCCTGTAAGAGGATATCCATCGTTACTTGTGTCTATTCTTTTTCTAGGTGGAGTGCAGTTAATTGGTATAGGTGTCCTAGGTGAATATATAGGAAGGATTTACATCGAAGTTAAGCAAAGGCCAAGATATATATTAAAGGAAAAATGA
- a CDS encoding IS66 family transposase zinc-finger binding domain-containing protein, which produces MDIDALFTTQDPHELRVRALALLEAQAHYIQALEDALKAGRRWRFGRKSEAFQGEQRSLAEEDVDADTADLEQQLAAVLPAGKVPPATPPKRQPLPPELPRETVRLDLSSPDCLDCGHALRPLRDEVSERLEYIPARVVVHRTVRPHYSCPCCETVHAVPLPLQLIEKGQPGPGLLAQVTVVSLPM; this is translated from the coding sequence ATGGATATCGACGCGCTGTTTACCACACAAGACCCCCATGAGTTACGTGTCCGGGCACTGGCCCTGCTCGAGGCTCAGGCTCACTACATCCAGGCCCTGGAAGACGCGCTGAAGGCCGGCCGTCGCTGGCGCTTCGGCCGTAAAAGTGAAGCCTTTCAGGGCGAACAGCGCAGCCTGGCGGAAGAGGATGTCGATGCCGACACCGCCGACCTGGAACAGCAGTTGGCGGCCGTGTTGCCGGCAGGCAAGGTGCCCCCTGCCACACCGCCCAAACGCCAGCCATTGCCGCCAGAGTTACCCCGTGAAACGGTCCGCCTTGACCTGAGCAGTCCTGACTGCCTCGACTGCGGCCACGCCCTGCGCCCCCTGCGTGATGAGGTGAGCGAACGGCTGGAGTACATTCCGGCCCGGGTGGTGGTGCATCGCACGGTGCGCCCGCACTACAGCTGTCCCTGCTGTGAAACCGTCCATGCCGTTCCATTACCGCTTCAGCTTATCGAAAAAGGCCAGCCCGGTCCGGGGTTGTTGGCCCAGGTCACCGTAGTGTCGCTACCGATGTAA
- a CDS encoding type II toxin-antitoxin system RelE family toxin, producing MTYKIDFDNAAFKEWKKLGETVRQQFKKKLAQIVEAPHIEANRLHSLPDCYKIKLRASGYRLVYKVEDETVVILVLAVGKRERLEVYKAAATRLG from the coding sequence ATGACTTATAAGATTGACTTTGACAATGCAGCCTTCAAAGAGTGGAAAAAATTAGGTGAGACTGTACGTCAACAGTTTAAAAAGAAGCTGGCGCAGATTGTTGAGGCACCACACATTGAGGCTAACCGACTGCACTCCTTACCTGATTGCTATAAGATCAAGCTCCGCGCATCCGGTTATCGGCTAGTCTACAAGGTCGAGGATGAAACTGTTGTGATCCTCGTCCTTGCTGTAGGTAAACGCGAACGGCTGGAAGTTTACAAAGCAGCCGCCACAAGGTTGGGTTAG
- a CDS encoding ParB family protein — MSTKRLTIGRTFSAPVLNSEAEPEAFKQVFTLSSGRKVVFTKVTVPAVEVETKTYVTQEVNGRDQSALTPESLQDITRTISLQQFFPAIGVRRDNRIEILDGSRRRASVILKHVGLDILVTDEPLSVSEARKLAQDIQTAREHNIREVGTRLLALKQSGLTQKEIAEAEGLSQAKVTRALQAASVSSELLSLFPIQSELSFSDYKVLLTAEELLVSNQRSVSELIENISSVVSGIREPSLLAADEVKTKILTAIRDEATVLGEPAKGEAAVITPLWQFSDKNKYARKKIRGRMFSYEFNRVSPELQGAIDDAVKAVLAKHLKS, encoded by the coding sequence ATGAGCACAAAACGTCTGACAATCGGGCGCACGTTTAGTGCGCCAGTTCTTAACAGCGAAGCCGAACCAGAAGCATTCAAGCAGGTCTTTACCCTGTCGTCTGGCAGGAAGGTTGTCTTCACCAAAGTGACCGTGCCGGCGGTAGAGGTTGAAACCAAAACGTATGTGACCCAGGAAGTCAACGGACGTGATCAGTCTGCGCTCACTCCTGAATCTCTTCAGGATATTACGCGGACCATCAGCCTGCAGCAGTTTTTCCCTGCCATTGGTGTCCGTCGCGATAATCGTATCGAGATCCTGGATGGCTCACGTCGTCGTGCTTCTGTCATTCTCAAACATGTCGGTCTGGATATTTTAGTCACAGATGAGCCACTCTCGGTCAGCGAAGCCAGAAAGCTGGCCCAGGATATTCAAACGGCTCGAGAACATAACATTCGTGAAGTGGGAACGCGGCTACTGGCCCTTAAGCAAAGTGGACTGACACAAAAAGAAATCGCTGAAGCAGAGGGATTGTCGCAAGCCAAAGTTACGCGAGCGTTGCAGGCAGCCAGTGTATCTTCTGAGTTGCTATCCCTTTTCCCGATCCAATCTGAACTGTCTTTTTCTGACTATAAAGTGTTGCTGACGGCAGAAGAATTGTTGGTCAGCAATCAACGTTCAGTATCAGAACTCATCGAAAATATCAGTAGCGTCGTCAGTGGGATCCGTGAGCCGTCATTGCTGGCCGCTGATGAGGTTAAGACTAAAATCCTCACGGCAATACGGGATGAAGCCACAGTATTGGGAGAGCCAGCGAAAGGAGAAGCAGCTGTCATCACCCCACTCTGGCAATTTTCTGACAAGAACAAGTATGCCCGCAAGAAGATCCGGGGGCGCATGTTTAGCTATGAATTTAACCGTGTTTCGCCCGAACTGCAGGGTGCTATTGATGATGCGGTGAAGGCTGTCTTGGCCAAGCATCTGAAATCATAA
- a CDS encoding type II toxin-antitoxin system VapC family toxin — MKKTYMLDTNICSFIMREQPEAVIHRLQQCALRNNRIVVSAITYAEMRFGAIGKKASPRHGLLVDAFCQRLDAVLPWDRAAVDATTTVRQALAAAGTPIGGNDAAIAGHAISTDAILVTNNVREFERVPTLLWEDWVK; from the coding sequence ATGAAGAAAACCTATATGCTGGACACCAATATCTGCTCTTTTATTATGCGTGAACAGCCGGAGGCGGTTATTCATCGGTTACAGCAATGTGCGCTGCGGAATAATCGTATCGTGGTATCAGCCATTACCTACGCCGAAATGCGCTTTGGTGCTATCGGCAAGAAAGCCTCACCACGCCATGGCCTGCTGGTCGACGCATTTTGTCAGCGTCTCGATGCCGTATTACCCTGGGATCGCGCGGCGGTAGACGCCACCACGACGGTCAGACAGGCGCTGGCCGCCGCCGGTACACCCATTGGCGGCAACGATGCGGCCATTGCCGGTCATGCTATTTCAACCGACGCCATCCTGGTTACCAACAATGTCAGGGAGTTTGAGCGGGTGCCTACATTGCTCTGGGAAGACTGGGTAAAATAG
- the tnpB gene encoding IS66 family insertion sequence element accessory protein TnpB (TnpB, as the term is used for proteins encoded by IS66 family insertion elements, is considered an accessory protein, since TnpC, encoded by a neighboring gene, is a DDE family transposase.) has translation MLMPHAIWLAREPTDMRRGIDTLTRLADEYLPSPLPPGTAVVFCNKARSRIKVLQWDKHGVWLCTRRLHQGHFTWPRPGDTAWPLTAEQFAWLTKGVDWQQVEGLDLPGWET, from the coding sequence ATGCTGATGCCTCATGCCATCTGGCTGGCCCGTGAGCCAACCGATATGCGCCGGGGTATTGATACCCTGACCCGGCTGGCCGATGAATACTTGCCCTCGCCCTTACCGCCGGGAACCGCGGTGGTCTTCTGCAACAAGGCACGCTCACGCATCAAGGTGTTGCAGTGGGACAAGCACGGCGTCTGGCTGTGCACCCGCCGGTTGCATCAGGGCCACTTCACCTGGCCCCGGCCTGGGGATACCGCCTGGCCGCTGACGGCAGAGCAGTTCGCCTGGCTGACCAAGGGGGTGGACTGGCAACAGGTTGAGGGTCTTGACCTGCCGGGCTGGGAAACCTGA
- the istA gene encoding IS21 family transposase has translation MMTLETRVEISVLHRQGMSIRAIARQLSCSRETVRRYIRSPLPVADMRYKPRAPRPCKLDPFKTYILERVAAARPQWIPASVLLREIRQRGYEGGYSMLTAFLHPMKQPVTEEVTRFETEPGFQMQVDFTIIRLGHNPLLAFVATLGWSRATFVKFYSNQDSAAWCDGIESALRFFGGTPHQLLFDNAKAIIIERDVYGPGKHRWNPQLMHVAEKYAFTPKVCRPYRAKTKGKVERFNHYLKNSFIVPLTVTFRQAGLVLDVPAANARIGEWLVTVANTRVHGTTGVPPEQRMPRERAALLPLPKVTLALPAPVPTLKQRPLPTESLQHPLATYQALLEVPA, from the coding sequence ATGATGACATTGGAGACCAGAGTGGAGATTAGTGTTTTACACCGTCAGGGCATGTCGATACGCGCCATCGCGCGCCAGCTTTCATGCTCTCGTGAGACCGTTCGCAGATATATCCGTAGCCCGCTGCCCGTAGCGGATATGCGCTACAAGCCTCGCGCACCCAGACCCTGCAAGCTTGACCCGTTCAAGACCTATATCCTTGAGCGCGTGGCCGCTGCCAGGCCCCAGTGGATACCCGCCAGTGTGCTGCTGCGTGAGATCCGTCAGCGTGGTTACGAGGGCGGTTACAGCATGCTGACCGCTTTCCTGCACCCCATGAAGCAGCCCGTTACTGAAGAGGTCACGCGCTTCGAGACCGAGCCTGGCTTTCAGATGCAGGTTGATTTCACCATCATCAGGCTCGGTCATAACCCACTGCTGGCCTTCGTCGCCACGCTGGGCTGGAGCCGCGCAACTTTCGTCAAGTTCTACAGCAACCAGGACTCCGCTGCCTGGTGTGACGGCATTGAGTCTGCACTCAGGTTCTTCGGCGGGACGCCGCATCAGCTGCTGTTCGACAACGCCAAGGCCATCATCATTGAGCGCGATGTCTACGGCCCCGGCAAGCATCGCTGGAACCCACAGTTGATGCACGTTGCCGAGAAGTATGCCTTTACCCCCAAGGTCTGCCGCCCCTATCGCGCCAAGACCAAGGGCAAGGTTGAGCGGTTTAACCATTACCTCAAGAACAGCTTTATCGTGCCCCTTACCGTGACCTTCCGGCAAGCCGGGCTGGTACTGGATGTTCCCGCTGCCAACGCTCGCATTGGCGAGTGGCTGGTCACCGTTGCGAACACGCGAGTTCATGGCACCACAGGCGTACCGCCTGAGCAGCGCATGCCGCGCGAACGCGCAGCATTATTGCCGTTACCGAAGGTGACGTTGGCATTGCCTGCCCCCGTCCCAACACTCAAGCAGCGTCCGCTGCCGACCGAGAGCCTGCAACATCCTCTTGCAACGTATCAGGCCTTGCTGGAGGTGCCAGCATGA
- a CDS encoding IS3 family transposase (programmed frameshift), producing MTGILLGQEVRKRKTPQEKIAIIQQTMEPGMNVSHVARLHGIQPSLLFKWKKQYQEGSLTAVAAGEEVVPASELTAALKQVRELQRLLGKKTMEVEILKEAVEYGQSPKMDSARALVAKGRGIALVSRTMGVSRAQLSLRINRSADWQDRRCKRRNDEADAEILSELLDIISDMPSYGYRRVWGILRKQRRTEGLTPVNAKRLYRIMSEHNLLLLHDKPERPKREHKGKIAVAESDMRWCSDGFEFGCDNGEKLRVTFALDCCDREAIDWAASTGGYDSSTVQDVMLRSVEKRFGDRLPETPVQWLTDNGSAYTAHETRRFAKELNLEPCTTAVSSPQSNGMAERFVKTMKEDYIAFMPKPDVRTALRNLAAAFTHYNENHPHSALGYHSPREYRRQRASLT from the exons ATGACCGGGATCCTGTTAGGGCAAGAAGTCCGTAAACGTAAAACTCCTCAGGAAAAGATCGCCATTATCCAGCAGACGATGGAGCCAGGCATGAATGTCTCCCATGTCGCCCGCCTGCATGGCATCCAGCCCAGCCTGCTGTTTAAGTGGAAGAAGCAGTATCAGGAAGGCAGCCTCACCGCCGTTGCGGCCGGAGAAGAAGTCGTTCCAGCTTCTGAGCTTACTGCTGCTCTGAAGCAGGTCCGGGAGCTTCAGCGCCTGCTGGGCAAGAAGACGATGGAAGTTGAGATCCTGAAAGAAGCTGTGGAGTACGGTCAGTCGC CGAAAATGGATAGCGCACGCGCCCTTGTTGCCAAAGGACGGGGAATAGCCCTGGTCAGCCGCACCATGGGCGTGTCGCGTGCGCAGCTGTCACTGCGAATTAACCGTTCTGCCGACTGGCAGGACAGGCGCTGTAAGCGGCGTAATGATGAAGCAGACGCTGAAATACTGTCAGAGCTCCTCGATATCATCAGCGATATGCCCAGTTACGGCTATCGCCGTGTGTGGGGCATCCTGCGTAAGCAACGTCGCACAGAGGGGCTGACACCCGTGAACGCCAAACGGCTTTACAGGATAATGAGCGAGCATAATCTGTTGTTATTGCATGACAAACCAGAGCGGCCAAAGCGTGAACATAAGGGCAAAATAGCGGTGGCAGAAAGCGATATGCGCTGGTGTTCAGATGGCTTCGAGTTCGGCTGTGACAACGGAGAAAAACTGCGGGTTACGTTCGCGCTGGACTGTTGCGACAGAGAGGCCATAGACTGGGCTGCAAGCACCGGAGGCTACGACAGTTCGACGGTGCAGGATGTGATGCTGAGGTCGGTGGAAAAGCGCTTCGGCGACAGGCTGCCGGAAACACCAGTGCAGTGGCTGACGGACAACGGTTCAGCATATACCGCGCATGAAACGCGGAGGTTCGCCAAAGAGCTGAATCTGGAGCCGTGTACAACAGCGGTGAGCAGCCCGCAGAGCAATGGCATGGCCGAACGGTTCGTGAAGACGATGAAGGAAGACTATATCGCGTTCATGCCGAAACCGGATGTGAGAACAGCCCTGCGAAACCTTGCAGCGGCGTTCACGCATTACAATGAAAACCACCCGCACAGTGCGCTGGGATATCACTCTCCGAGAGAATACCGGCGGCAACGTGCATCGTTAACCTAA
- the vapB gene encoding type II toxin-antitoxin system VapB family antitoxin, whose protein sequence is MRTVAIFKNGSNRAIRLPRDMDFDGVNELEIVREGDTLILRPVKPSWNSFLSEENADSDFMVERPDIIEEGRVRL, encoded by the coding sequence ATGAGAACCGTCGCCATTTTTAAGAACGGCAGTAACCGGGCCATTCGTCTGCCACGGGATATGGATTTTGATGGGGTGAATGAACTAGAAATTGTTCGGGAAGGGGATACGCTTATTTTACGGCCGGTCAAACCCAGCTGGAATTCTTTTTTGTCGGAAGAAAACGCGGACAGCGACTTTATGGTTGAACGCCCCGATATTATTGAGGAAGGGCGCGTCAGGTTATGA
- a CDS encoding type II toxin-antitoxin system RelB/DinJ family antitoxin produces the protein MGTMNIRIDDDLKARAGVALDGLGITASEAVRMVLEYVAQNNRLPVQVALLADEDADIIELARERLANPGKRIRVTLDDL, from the coding sequence ATGGGTACAATGAATATTCGTATCGACGATGACTTAAAGGCCCGGGCCGGTGTAGCGCTAGACGGATTGGGGATCACAGCCTCGGAAGCTGTACGTATGGTACTTGAATACGTTGCACAAAATAACCGCCTTCCGGTTCAGGTGGCATTACTGGCTGATGAAGACGCAGATATCATCGAGTTAGCGCGTGAACGTCTGGCGAATCCTGGCAAACGGATCCGAGTAACACTCGATGACTTATAA
- a CDS encoding AAA family ATPase has protein sequence MDSHQTEKVALRAEKMLSALTEQIQLQKEELKENEYFQVYSKAAVAKFPKLTRANVDYTVSEMENGGYVFEKRAAGSSTKYAMTVQNIVDIYHHRGVPKYRDRHPEAMTLFVGNLKGGVSKTVSTVSLAHALRAHPHLLFEDLRVLVIDLDPQSSATMFLNHTRAVGLVETTSAQAMLQNVSREELLNEFIVPSVVPGVDVLPASIDDAFIASGWESLCAEHLPGQNPHAVLRENIIDKLKSDYDFIFVDSGPHLDAFLKNAIAAADLLMTPIPPAQVDFHSTLKYLTRLPELVSIIEASGCPCRLQGNIGFMSKLSNKPDHKVCHSLAKEIFGGDMLDAALPRLDGFERCGESFDTVISANPATYVGSSEALKNARTAAEDFAKAVFDRIEFIRMN, from the coding sequence ATGGATTCTCATCAGACAGAGAAAGTCGCATTACGTGCCGAAAAAATGCTGTCCGCGTTGACTGAGCAGATACAACTTCAGAAAGAAGAGCTCAAGGAAAACGAGTATTTTCAGGTGTATTCTAAAGCTGCCGTGGCAAAATTTCCAAAACTGACGCGTGCTAACGTGGACTATACCGTCAGCGAGATGGAAAATGGCGGTTATGTCTTCGAGAAACGTGCGGCCGGTTCGTCCACCAAGTACGCGATGACCGTCCAGAATATTGTCGATATTTATCATCACCGAGGTGTCCCTAAATATCGCGATCGCCATCCTGAAGCAATGACTCTTTTTGTCGGCAACTTAAAGGGCGGGGTCTCAAAGACCGTTTCTACGGTATCACTGGCTCATGCACTGCGTGCCCACCCTCACCTCCTTTTTGAAGATTTACGCGTCCTAGTCATTGATCTGGATCCGCAGTCATCGGCCACTATGTTTTTGAACCATACCCGTGCTGTGGGCTTGGTTGAGACAACCTCTGCACAGGCCATGCTCCAAAACGTCAGTCGGGAAGAGTTGCTCAATGAGTTCATCGTGCCGTCTGTTGTACCCGGCGTCGACGTTCTTCCCGCATCCATCGATGATGCTTTCATCGCTTCAGGTTGGGAAAGTTTGTGTGCCGAGCATTTACCTGGCCAAAACCCCCATGCTGTCTTGCGTGAGAACATCATTGATAAACTGAAGTCTGATTATGACTTTATCTTTGTCGACAGCGGCCCTCACCTGGATGCATTCCTCAAGAACGCGATTGCGGCCGCCGATCTCCTGATGACGCCGATCCCGCCTGCACAGGTGGATTTCCACTCGACATTGAAGTACCTGACCCGTCTGCCTGAGCTGGTCAGTATCATTGAAGCCTCTGGTTGCCCGTGCCGGTTGCAGGGAAACATCGGTTTTATGTCTAAACTGTCCAACAAGCCCGATCACAAAGTCTGCCACAGTCTCGCGAAAGAGATTTTTGGCGGAGACATGCTCGATGCGGCTTTGCCACGCCTTGATGGTTTTGAACGTTGTGGCGAATCGTTTGATACAGTGATCTCCGCGAATCCGGCGACCTACGTGGGGAGCAGCGAGGCATTGAAAAATGCGCGTACTGCTGCTGAAGACTTTGCCAAAGCGGTATTTGACCGCATTGAATTTATCCGAATGAATTGA
- the istB gene encoding IS21-like element helper ATPase IstB has translation MNLQHDRITALCEQLKLDRLPAEWPGVAQATIDNSGTHADFLEAVLQLQHDGLNERRRQTILRLSGLPVIKTLEQFDYAYASGVPRSQIQELAGLAFIERQENVVLLGPSGVGKTHLATAIGYKAAMAGLSIRFITAADMMLQLMASHRQGDLKGYLNRVVGKPKLLIIDEVGYLPFGKMEANLFFQVVAKRYESGSVILTSNLPFTQWSGTFGDDETLTAAMLDRLLHHAHIAQISGQSYRLKDKLKSGQLQKKTKATALE, from the coding sequence ATGAACCTTCAGCATGATCGTATTACAGCGCTTTGCGAACAACTCAAGCTCGACCGCCTGCCGGCAGAGTGGCCCGGTGTGGCACAGGCGACCATCGACAACAGCGGCACACATGCCGACTTCCTGGAAGCCGTTTTGCAGCTCCAGCATGATGGCCTGAACGAACGGCGTCGGCAGACCATTTTGCGGTTATCAGGCCTGCCGGTGATAAAAACACTGGAGCAGTTCGATTACGCCTATGCCAGCGGCGTTCCACGAAGCCAGATCCAGGAGTTAGCGGGTCTTGCATTTATAGAGCGTCAGGAGAACGTTGTCCTGCTCGGGCCTTCTGGCGTCGGCAAGACGCACCTGGCGACCGCGATTGGCTATAAAGCCGCGATGGCGGGTTTAAGCATTCGGTTCATCACCGCCGCCGATATGATGCTGCAACTGATGGCGTCACACCGTCAGGGTGATCTGAAGGGCTACCTGAACCGCGTCGTAGGTAAGCCTAAGTTGTTGATCATCGACGAAGTGGGCTATCTGCCGTTCGGCAAAATGGAGGCGAACCTGTTCTTCCAGGTTGTCGCTAAACGGTATGAGTCAGGCAGCGTGATCCTGACCAGCAACCTGCCGTTTACGCAGTGGTCAGGAACGTTTGGTGATGACGAGACGCTGACGGCGGCAATGCTGGATCGGCTGCTTCACCATGCGCATATCGCGCAAATCAGCGGTCAAAGCTATCGACTGAAAGATAAGCTGAAAAGCGGCCAACTCCAGAAGAAAACGAAAGCAACAGCGCTCGAGTAA
- the tnpA gene encoding IS66 family insertion sequence element accessory protein TnpA → MPKSRHTIQQQQQHVADWQLSGLSRTQYSLQHHLNVKTFCNWVGKWTKIPTSPAAGSHFIPATVAPEEALLSLPNIDRHMPAIILNLKRCSITCQPSQLPAIMAELNLC, encoded by the coding sequence ATGCCAAAATCTCGCCATACCATCCAACAACAGCAGCAACATGTCGCCGACTGGCAACTCAGCGGTCTGTCCCGCACTCAGTACAGCCTGCAACACCATCTCAATGTCAAAACCTTTTGCAACTGGGTCGGCAAGTGGACCAAAATCCCAACGTCACCGGCCGCCGGATCCCATTTTATTCCGGCGACTGTTGCCCCTGAAGAGGCGCTGTTATCCCTCCCCAACATAGATCGGCATATGCCTGCCATTATCCTGAATTTAAAACGGTGCTCCATCACCTGCCAGCCCAGCCAGTTGCCGGCCATCATGGCGGAGCTCAACCTATGCTGA
- a CDS encoding GtrA family protein: MNTFLRYISVGVMNTCAHWAVFALMLFSGFSQSVSNVVALSIAVTVSFFANAKWTFKAQATTNRYTVYVLFMGGMAFSVGWAADTLHAPPIVTLVTFSVFSLICGFIYSKLVVFREDK; the protein is encoded by the coding sequence TTGAATACCTTTTTACGTTATATATCAGTAGGTGTAATGAACACCTGTGCTCATTGGGCTGTTTTTGCGCTCATGCTCTTTAGCGGCTTCTCACAATCAGTTTCTAATGTTGTCGCTCTCAGCATCGCTGTGACCGTTTCGTTCTTTGCTAACGCCAAGTGGACGTTCAAAGCACAAGCTACGACAAACCGCTATACGGTTTATGTGTTGTTTATGGGTGGTATGGCATTCTCTGTAGGTTGGGCAGCAGATACGCTACATGCCCCACCAATTGTAACTCTCGTTACTTTTTCAGTGTTCAGCCTGATCTGTGGCTTCATTTATTCTAAGTTAGTTGTCTTTAGGGAAGATAAATGA
- a CDS encoding tyrosine-type recombinase/integrase — MMQRAGYRGGLATTGTPNGQETPLLDSRDYQHALTLRKMALVYDELPRYLLAPEVAALLHYLPDWPQHALINLLWNTGARINEALSLKRRDLRLTVEMPHIILRTAKQRRSGPGRPAKGKSANRLIPLTDPHFVDELRRLFASTKEQFEIDVQTGERTPLPIWQTTDRTVRNWLTKAERQANSEGIHFSVPVTPHVFRHSYAMHMLYQGTPLKVLQGLMGHEKGESTEVYTRVFALDIVANRQVQFTLSTQDALTMIREVEASLGTGRNE; from the coding sequence ATGATGCAGCGTGCAGGTTACCGGGGAGGACTGGCCACCACCGGCACACCGAATGGCCAAGAAACCCCATTGCTGGACTCACGGGATTATCAGCATGCGCTGACGCTGCGCAAAATGGCGCTGGTTTACGATGAACTGCCGCGTTATCTGCTGGCCCCGGAAGTGGCTGCACTGCTTCACTATCTGCCTGACTGGCCACAGCATGCGCTCATTAATTTGCTGTGGAACACCGGTGCCCGGATCAATGAAGCCCTTTCGCTCAAGCGGCGAGACCTCCGGCTCACCGTGGAGATGCCCCATATCATTCTGCGTACCGCTAAACAACGACGCAGTGGCCCTGGCCGTCCTGCCAAGGGGAAATCGGCCAATCGGCTTATCCCCCTGACCGATCCGCACTTTGTCGACGAACTGCGACGACTGTTCGCCAGTACCAAGGAACAGTTTGAGATCGATGTACAAACGGGCGAGCGTACCCCCTTGCCGATTTGGCAAACCACCGATCGCACGGTACGCAACTGGCTCACGAAAGCCGAACGGCAGGCTAACAGCGAGGGCATTCATTTTAGCGTGCCGGTGACACCGCATGTTTTTCGGCACAGCTACGCGATGCATATGCTCTATCAGGGCACGCCGCTGAAGGTGTTGCAGGGGCTGATGGGCCACGAAAAAGGGGAAAGCACGGAAGTGTATACCCGGGTGTTTGCGCTCGATATCGTGGCCAACCGCCAGGTACAGTTCACTCTGTCGACGCAGGATGCGCTCACGATGATACGGGAGGTTGAAGCGTCCCTAGGCACTGGGCGTAACGAATAA